Proteins from a genomic interval of Odontesthes bonariensis isolate fOdoBon6 chromosome 7, fOdoBon6.hap1, whole genome shotgun sequence:
- the c7h11orf96 gene encoding uncharacterized protein C11orf96 homolog, giving the protein MAAVRPMAMEASGFHVLSAHLMASAMEEFPQQLPVPKVPAKGKSRSRRPREARFKTQPVTFAEIAEVEEEGSSPLEEERARRSFLQSLENLRRSTQTLHCPPTAHCSCTPTPTQTSLDSSDSDSTQ; this is encoded by the coding sequence ATGGCTGCTGTGCGTCCGATGGCTATGGAGGCCTCTGGCTTTCATGTCCTGTCAGCTCATCTTATGGCCTCAGCTATGGAGGAGTTCCCCCAGCAGCTGCCTGTCCCCAAGGTCCCAGCAAAGGGCAAGAGCCGCTCTCGCCGACCCCGTGAGGCTCGCTTCAAAACACAGCCTGTCACCTTTGCTGAAATCGCAGAGGTAGAAGAAGAAGGTTCCTCTCCACTGGAAGAGGAGAGGGCACGTCGCTCCTTTTTGCAGTCCCTGGAGAACCTGCGGCGGAGCACACAGACCCTCCACTGCCCACCGACTGCCCATTGCAGCTGCACCCCCACACCCACACAGACCAGCCTGGACTCAAGCGACTCTGACTCCACTCAGTGA